One genomic segment of Synechocystis sp. LKSZ1 includes these proteins:
- the bfr gene encoding bacterioferritin — translation MKGKDAVLQQLYKLLRGELAARDQYFTHSRMYQDWGLQKLYERIDHEMQDETLHADALIQRILFLEGIPDLSQQDGLKIGKTVPEMLQSDLDLEYKVIEDLKEAIAVCETEQDYQTRELLRQMLADTEEDHAYWLEKQLGLIEKIGLQNYLQSQMG, via the coding sequence ATGAAAGGAAAAGATGCCGTCCTCCAGCAACTCTACAAACTCCTCCGTGGCGAATTAGCCGCCAGAGACCAATACTTCACCCACTCTCGCATGTACCAAGACTGGGGCCTGCAAAAACTCTATGAACGCATCGATCATGAAATGCAGGATGAAACCCTGCACGCCGATGCCCTGATTCAACGCATTCTCTTTCTAGAAGGGATTCCCGACCTCTCCCAGCAGGATGGCCTCAAAATTGGCAAAACGGTTCCGGAAATGCTCCAAAGTGACCTAGATCTTGAGTACAAAGTAATTGAAGACCTCAAGGAAGCCATCGCTGTCTGCGAAACGGAGCAAGACTACCAGACCCGCGAACTTTTACGGCAAATGTTGGCGGATACCGAGGAAGACCACGCCTACTGGCTAGAAAAGCAATTGGGTCTGATTGAAAAAATTGGCCTCCAGAATTATCTCCAATCCCAGATGGGCTAG
- the bfr gene encoding bacterioferritin — translation MEGNAEVKRHLNEALKAQLTAINQFFLHARICKNWGLNQLNDLEYKYSIKAMKQADVLIERVLFLDGLPNLQNLGKLLIGENVPELLQNDLTICLEIRQGLIASIHFCEGQQDYVSRDLLTELLEKTEAQIDWLESQQWLIQNSGLENYLQSMI, via the coding sequence ATGGAAGGAAATGCAGAGGTCAAGCGCCACCTTAACGAAGCGCTAAAAGCCCAACTGACGGCCATTAACCAGTTCTTTCTCCATGCCCGCATCTGCAAAAATTGGGGGCTAAATCAATTAAACGATCTAGAGTATAAATACTCGATTAAGGCCATGAAACAGGCCGATGTCCTGATTGAGCGGGTATTGTTTTTAGACGGCCTGCCCAACCTCCAGAATCTGGGCAAGCTTCTGATCGGAGAAAATGTTCCCGAACTGCTCCAGAACGACCTCACCATCTGTCTAGAAATTCGCCAAGGCTTGATCGCCAGTATCCACTTCTGCGAGGGCCAACAGGACTATGTTAGCCGCGATCTGCTGACGGAACTGCTCGAAAAAACCGAAGCGCAAATTGATTGGCTGGAATCTCAGCAGTGGCTCATCCAGAACTCGGGTTTGGAAAACTACCTACAATCGATGATCTAG
- a CDS encoding DUF2442 domain-containing protein: MAIQQLTITDDTLSVDLSDGRTISVPLAWYPRLLHASIEERNDYRLIAGGSGIHWNQLDEDISSKNLILGQPSGESQKSFQRWLNHRQNNDDDTE; encoded by the coding sequence TTGGCTATTCAACAATTAACGATTACAGATGATACCCTCAGTGTCGATTTGTCCGATGGTCGTACTATATCTGTGCCTCTGGCCTGGTATCCCCGACTGCTCCATGCTTCCATTGAAGAGCGCAATGACTATCGCTTAATTGCTGGCGGCAGTGGCATCCACTGGAATCAACTAGATGAGGATATTAGCTCTAAAAATTTGATTCTTGGCCAACCCTCTGGGGAAAGTCAAAAATCATTTCAACGGTGGCTCAACCACCGCCAAAACAATGACGACGACACCGAATAA
- a CDS encoding carbamoyltransferase gives MTNILGISAYYHDSAAALVQDGQIRAAAQEERFSRKKHDACFPAQAITSCLQSQGLLLQDLDYIVFYEKPLLTFERLLETYLAYAPQGLTSFISAMSVWLKEKLYLKTVLKKELAKLAGCSLRALPPLLFNEHHQSHAASAFFPSPFEQAAVLCMDGVGEWATTSLWQGDGSRLTPVWEIDFPHSLGLLYSAFTYYTGFKVNSGEYKLMGLAPYGEPKYVDVILEHLVDLKDDGTFRLNMAYFNYAIGLTMTNGNFDRLFGGPPRRPESPLSQREMDLAASVQVVTEEIVLRLAKSAYQDLDRDNLCLAGGVALNCVANGRLARESKFKNIWVQPAAGDAGGAIGAALAVWHQYLDQPRPATGQDQMQGAYLGPQFSNAEIQAVLDEWQAVYHYFPDADLFPRLAQLLAEGKVIGWFQGRMEFGPRALGGRSIIGDPRNPQMQSVMNLKIKYRESFRPFAPSVLAERVGDYFDWQGPSPYMLMVASVRPELCLADSQQQQAGLFGIDKLKVPRSSLPAITHVDYSARIQTVHAETNPRYYQLLQQFEALTGCGVLVNTSFNVRGEPIVCTPADAYRCFMRTEMDYLVLENYLLAKTEQPQRPQDNQWQQEFELD, from the coding sequence GTGACGAATATCCTAGGAATTTCGGCTTACTACCATGACAGTGCGGCGGCCCTAGTACAGGATGGCCAAATCCGAGCCGCGGCCCAAGAGGAACGCTTTAGCCGCAAGAAACATGATGCCTGTTTTCCGGCCCAGGCCATTACCTCCTGCCTCCAATCCCAGGGCCTACTACTCCAGGACTTGGACTACATCGTTTTTTACGAAAAACCCCTCCTCACCTTTGAACGTCTGCTAGAAACCTACCTGGCCTATGCCCCCCAGGGCCTGACCTCGTTTATTTCCGCCATGTCGGTTTGGCTCAAGGAAAAGCTTTACCTCAAAACGGTGCTTAAAAAGGAATTAGCCAAATTAGCAGGCTGTTCGCTTCGGGCCTTGCCCCCCCTGTTATTTAATGAGCACCATCAATCCCATGCCGCATCGGCCTTCTTTCCCAGTCCCTTTGAGCAAGCGGCGGTTCTCTGTATGGATGGGGTGGGCGAATGGGCCACGACATCCCTTTGGCAGGGAGATGGATCGCGTCTAACGCCGGTCTGGGAAATTGACTTTCCCCATTCCCTGGGGCTACTGTACTCTGCTTTTACCTACTACACAGGCTTTAAAGTCAATTCCGGTGAGTACAAGCTAATGGGTCTGGCCCCCTACGGTGAACCGAAATACGTCGATGTCATTCTCGAGCATCTGGTGGATTTAAAGGATGACGGCACCTTTCGCTTGAACATGGCCTACTTCAACTATGCTATTGGCTTAACCATGACCAATGGCAATTTCGATCGGCTTTTTGGGGGCCCGCCCCGTCGCCCAGAAAGTCCCCTGAGTCAGCGGGAAATGGATCTGGCGGCATCGGTACAGGTGGTCACAGAGGAAATTGTTTTACGGTTGGCCAAGAGCGCCTACCAAGATCTGGACCGAGATAACCTCTGTTTAGCGGGGGGTGTGGCCCTCAACTGTGTGGCCAATGGCCGCCTAGCGCGGGAAAGTAAGTTTAAAAACATTTGGGTACAGCCAGCAGCAGGGGATGCGGGGGGGGCCATTGGGGCGGCCCTGGCGGTTTGGCATCAATACCTTGACCAACCGCGTCCGGCTACCGGCCAAGACCAAATGCAGGGGGCCTATCTGGGGCCCCAGTTTAGCAACGCTGAGATCCAAGCGGTGCTGGATGAATGGCAGGCCGTCTATCACTATTTTCCCGATGCTGACCTCTTCCCCCGTTTGGCCCAATTACTGGCGGAGGGGAAGGTGATCGGTTGGTTCCAGGGCCGGATGGAATTTGGCCCGAGGGCCTTGGGGGGGCGCTCGATCATCGGCGATCCCCGCAATCCCCAGATGCAATCGGTGATGAACCTCAAAATCAAGTACCGAGAATCCTTTCGTCCCTTTGCCCCCTCAGTATTGGCGGAACGGGTAGGAGATTACTTTGACTGGCAGGGCCCGAGTCCCTACATGCTGATGGTGGCTTCTGTACGGCCCGAGCTGTGTTTGGCCGATAGTCAACAACAACAGGCCGGCTTATTTGGTATCGATAAATTAAAGGTTCCCCGCTCTAGCCTGCCGGCCATTACCCACGTTGATTATTCCGCGCGGATCCAAACTGTCCATGCCGAGACCAACCCGCGTTACTACCAACTCCTTCAGCAATTCGAGGCCCTAACCGGCTGTGGGGTTCTGGTTAATACCTCCTTTAATGTGCGGGGAGAACCCATTGTCTGTACTCCTGCGGATGCCTACCGCTGTTTTATGCGAACGGAGATGGATTATTTAGTGTTGGAAAATTATCTACTAGCTAAAACCGAGCAACCCCAGCGGCCTCAGGATAATCAATGGCAACAGGAGTTTGAACTAGACTAG
- a CDS encoding tetratricopeptide repeat protein — translation MTDTLPVLYLSGLLVILVGLGVFVLSQVLKARRLENSFAKLQEKLKKEKGSAQDYYQLGSIYLDKKLYVQSINLFQKALKVGDDVEPENIALIYNALGFAYFAQEQYDLAIRNYKEALKRYPDYVIALNNLGNVYEKKQLISQAVEVYGQTLALDPDNKTAKRRFNSLQKRLVETP, via the coding sequence ATGACTGATACTTTGCCCGTCCTTTATCTCTCCGGTTTACTGGTTATTCTGGTGGGTCTGGGGGTCTTTGTCTTGAGTCAGGTGCTCAAGGCCCGGCGTTTAGAAAATAGCTTCGCCAAACTCCAGGAAAAACTGAAAAAAGAAAAGGGATCTGCCCAGGATTACTATCAACTCGGCAGTATTTACCTCGATAAAAAACTCTACGTCCAATCGATCAATTTATTTCAAAAGGCCCTGAAGGTGGGAGACGACGTGGAGCCGGAAAACATCGCTCTGATCTACAATGCCCTCGGTTTTGCCTACTTTGCTCAGGAACAGTACGATTTGGCCATTCGCAACTACAAAGAGGCCCTGAAACGCTATCCCGACTATGTCATTGCCCTCAATAATTTGGGGAATGTTTACGAAAAGAAACAATTGATTAGCCAGGCTGTTGAAGTTTATGGCCAAACCCTGGCCCTCGATCCTGACAATAAGACCGCCAAGCGTCGCTTTAACTCCCTACAAAAGCGCCTGGTGGAAACCCCCTAG
- the serS gene encoding serine--tRNA ligase yields the protein MLDLKQIRDNLAEIAAGLNRRNADYTPTLQDILGLDQQQRELEAQRTQLQARSNEIGKLVGQKSKQGADPEEIAALKAEGNQLKSQLSALEPQEKEIKAEIRARLLQLPNLPSATTPIGKDETENIEVRRWGDEYKISHAVLPHWEMAEKLGILDTERSVKVAQSRFISLIGLGAALERALVSFMLDQQTRAGYVEILPPILVNSDSLLGTGQLPKFAEESFQCKDDDLWLIPTAEVPVTNFYRDEVLEAESLPIKHCAYTPCFRREAGSYGRDTKGLIRLHQFNKVELVKIVHPDQSEAEHQRLVQDAEAILQALQLPYRVVELCTGDLGFGAAKCYDLEVWLPAAGTYREISSCSNFHDFQARRASIRFKEKGKKGTQFVHTLNGSGLAIGRTMAAIVENYQQPNGSVRVPEVLQPYLKREFL from the coding sequence GTGCTAGACCTCAAACAAATCCGTGATAACCTGGCTGAGATCGCCGCAGGTCTCAATCGCCGTAATGCCGACTATACTCCCACCCTACAAGACATTCTGGGGCTAGATCAACAACAACGGGAACTCGAGGCCCAGCGCACCCAACTCCAGGCCCGCAGTAATGAAATTGGCAAACTGGTGGGGCAAAAAAGTAAGCAGGGGGCCGACCCAGAGGAAATTGCGGCCCTGAAAGCCGAAGGCAATCAACTGAAAAGTCAACTCAGTGCTCTAGAACCTCAGGAAAAAGAAATCAAAGCCGAGATCCGGGCTCGGCTCCTGCAATTGCCTAACTTGCCGAGCGCCACGACACCAATTGGCAAAGATGAAACGGAAAATATAGAAGTCCGTCGCTGGGGAGATGAGTACAAGATCTCCCATGCCGTCCTGCCCCACTGGGAAATGGCAGAAAAACTAGGCATTCTAGATACTGAACGCTCTGTCAAAGTGGCCCAAAGCCGGTTTATTAGTCTCATCGGCCTTGGTGCGGCCCTGGAGCGGGCCCTGGTGAGCTTTATGCTCGACCAACAAACTAGAGCCGGTTATGTGGAAATTTTACCGCCCATTTTAGTCAACAGTGATTCTCTGTTGGGAACAGGTCAACTGCCTAAATTTGCGGAAGAAAGCTTTCAGTGCAAGGACGATGACCTCTGGTTAATTCCGACCGCCGAGGTGCCCGTGACCAATTTTTATCGCGATGAAGTGTTGGAGGCTGAGAGCCTGCCGATTAAGCACTGCGCCTATACCCCTTGTTTTCGTCGGGAGGCCGGGAGTTACGGCCGGGATACCAAGGGATTAATTCGCCTACACCAATTTAATAAGGTGGAACTGGTGAAAATTGTCCACCCCGACCAGTCTGAGGCGGAACATCAACGCCTAGTCCAAGATGCCGAGGCTATTCTTCAGGCCCTGCAACTCCCCTACCGCGTGGTAGAACTTTGCACGGGGGATCTGGGCTTCGGGGCCGCTAAATGCTACGACCTAGAGGTTTGGCTCCCTGCCGCAGGGACTTATCGAGAAATTTCCAGTTGCTCCAATTTCCATGACTTCCAGGCCCGGCGGGCCAGTATCCGCTTTAAGGAAAAGGGCAAAAAAGGGACCCAATTCGTCCATACCCTCAATGGTTCCGGGCTCGCCATCGGCCGCACCATGGCCGCCATCGTTGAAAATTACCAGCAACCTAACGGCAGTGTCCGGGTGCCTGAGGTGCTCCAACCCTACCTTAAGCGGGAATTTCTCTAG
- a CDS encoding (2Fe-2S)-binding protein, translated as MYICICRGITERDIAQAVQQGVSSPEQLAETMGVGADCGCCLNHACQALAQNLGREPSDYCTAVCPS; from the coding sequence GTGTATATTTGTATTTGTCGAGGCATCACTGAGCGAGACATCGCCCAAGCAGTTCAGCAGGGAGTCTCTTCCCCCGAACAGCTCGCAGAAACTATGGGGGTAGGGGCCGATTGTGGCTGTTGTCTTAACCATGCCTGCCAGGCCCTGGCCCAGAACTTAGGACGAGAACCCAGCGATTACTGTACTGCTGTTTGTCCTTCCTAG
- the murJ gene encoding murein biosynthesis integral membrane protein MurJ — protein MSGSNKVSRSLAGIAGIVAFATLISKIFGLVREQIVAAAFGVGPVVNAYAYAYVIPGFLLILLGGINGPFHSALISVLAKREKEEVAPLVETVTTLVSLVLLGMTVLLMVFASDLIDLLAPGLESSVKAIAVQQLQIMAPLAFFAGLIGIGFGVLNAADQYWLPSISPLLSSLTVIIPLGLALALYGSQLNTPQYALLGSVLLAGGTTAGCVLQWLAQVVAQAKANLGRIRLRFDWRLPGVSQVLAVMIPATFSSGMLYINVSTDLFFASFIENAAASLRYANFIALTPLGIISNMILVPFMPVFSRLAIPDHWPELKVRIRQGLLLTALTMLPLTAIFAAISGPIVRVIYQRGAFNASAAEDVAPVLVAYGSGLFFYLARDVLVRVFYALGDGTLPFKVSILNILLNAFLDFLFYKPFGASGLVFATIGVNIISMVIFLGVLHRRLGGLPLGEWSLALLALMGITTLAAGGSRLASQQWENYFGVSNFSLDLLQLGGGTVIALLIFGILAVQLKLPEVDLLVERLARKLKKS, from the coding sequence GTGTCTGGTTCTAATAAAGTATCTCGTTCCCTAGCGGGCATCGCGGGCATCGTGGCCTTTGCGACCCTGATCAGTAAAATATTTGGCCTGGTTCGAGAACAAATCGTCGCCGCGGCTTTCGGGGTTGGCCCAGTAGTCAATGCCTACGCCTACGCCTATGTCATCCCCGGCTTTTTGCTGATTTTGTTAGGGGGGATTAACGGCCCTTTCCACAGTGCCTTGATTAGTGTGTTGGCCAAACGGGAAAAAGAAGAAGTGGCCCCCTTGGTGGAAACGGTGACTACCCTGGTTAGCTTGGTCTTGTTGGGGATGACGGTACTACTCATGGTCTTTGCTTCCGACTTAATTGACCTGTTGGCACCCGGCCTGGAAAGTTCTGTCAAGGCCATTGCGGTTCAGCAGTTACAGATCATGGCCCCCCTGGCTTTTTTTGCCGGTTTGATTGGTATTGGCTTTGGGGTCTTGAATGCAGCGGATCAGTATTGGCTCCCCAGTATCAGTCCTCTACTCTCCAGTTTGACGGTGATTATTCCCCTGGGACTGGCCCTGGCCCTCTACGGCTCCCAACTGAATACGCCTCAGTACGCCCTACTTGGCTCGGTTTTACTGGCAGGGGGAACGACGGCAGGTTGCGTCCTGCAATGGTTAGCCCAGGTGGTCGCCCAGGCCAAAGCCAATTTGGGTCGGATTCGTCTCCGCTTTGATTGGCGGCTCCCCGGTGTGAGCCAAGTCTTGGCAGTAATGATCCCGGCCACGTTCTCTTCAGGGATGCTCTACATCAATGTTTCCACCGATCTTTTCTTTGCCTCCTTTATCGAGAATGCAGCGGCTTCCCTGCGCTACGCCAACTTTATCGCCCTCACTCCCCTGGGCATTATTTCCAATATGATTTTGGTGCCCTTTATGCCGGTCTTTTCCCGCTTGGCCATTCCCGACCATTGGCCAGAGCTGAAGGTTCGCATTCGCCAGGGCCTATTGCTCACGGCTTTAACCATGTTGCCCTTAACCGCTATTTTTGCGGCCATTTCTGGGCCAATCGTGCGGGTGATCTACCAACGAGGAGCCTTTAATGCCAGTGCGGCAGAGGATGTTGCTCCTGTCCTGGTGGCCTACGGGTCAGGCCTATTTTTCTACCTGGCACGGGATGTTTTGGTGCGGGTTTTCTATGCTTTGGGGGATGGGACTCTACCCTTCAAGGTCAGTATTTTAAATATTTTGCTGAACGCTTTTCTGGATTTCTTGTTTTACAAACCCTTTGGTGCATCGGGCCTGGTCTTTGCCACCATCGGGGTCAATATTATCTCTATGGTCATTTTTCTGGGGGTGCTTCATCGTCGGTTGGGGGGCCTGCCCTTAGGAGAATGGAGCCTGGCCCTCTTGGCCCTAATGGGTATTACCACCTTAGCCGCCGGAGGCAGTCGCTTAGCTAGTCAGCAATGGGAAAATTATTTTGGCGTTAGCAACTTTAGCCTCGATCTCCTACAACTGGGGGGAGGCACCGTTATTGCGTTACTGATCTTTGGCATCCTGGCGGTACAGTTGAAATTGCCAGAGGTTGATCTGTTAGTTGAACGCTTGGCCCGCAAACTAAAAAAATCTTGA